In a single window of the Etheostoma spectabile isolate EspeVRDwgs_2016 chromosome 3, UIUC_Espe_1.0, whole genome shotgun sequence genome:
- the ift20 gene encoding intraflagellar transport protein 20 homolog, whose product MAKDPLAEAGFYFDELNKLRVLEPDVSQKTSELKEECKEFVDKIGQFQKIVGGLIELVDELAKEAETEKMKAIGARNLLKSVAKQREAQQQQLQALIAEKKMQLERYRIEYEALSKVESEQNEFIDQFILQK is encoded by the exons ATGGCTAAAGACCCGTTAGCCGAGGCAGGCTTTTACTTTGATGAACTCAACAAGCTACGGGTACTGGAGCCCGACGTCAGCCAGAAAACCTCAGAGCTCAAGGAAGAGTGTAAAGAATTTGTGGACA AAATTGGCCAGTTCCAGAAGATAGTGGGAGGTCTAATTGAGCTGGTGGATGAATTGGCTAAAGAAGCGGAGACAGAAAAGATGAAG GCAATTGGAGCCAGAAACCTGCTGAAGTCAGTGGCAAAGCAAAGAGAGgctcaacagcagcagcttcaggCTCTCATAGCCGAGAAGAAGATGCAACTTGAGAG ATATCGTATTGAGTACGAAGCCTTGTCCAAGGTGGAGTCAGAGCAGAACGAGTTTATCGACCAGTTTATTCTGCAGAAGTGA
- the lyrm9 gene encoding LYR motif-containing protein 9 encodes MLPLVGAELTPVQLYRHLLRCCRQLPTPAMQQHYRHAIRQGYISHSDEDDQERIQMIIQRAIADADWILNKYTKKK; translated from the exons ATGCTGCCTTTAGTTGGGGCTGAGTTGACACCAGTGCAGCTCTATCGACATCTCCTCAGATGTTGCAGGCAGTTACCAACCCCAGCAATGCAGCAGCATTATCGACATGCCATAAGACAG GGTTACATCAGTCACTCCGACGAAGACGACCAAGAGAGGATACAAATGATAATCCAAAGAGCTATTGCAGATGCAGACTGGATTCTAAATAAA TATACCAAGAAGAAGTGA